A part of Variovorax sp. HW608 genomic DNA contains:
- a CDS encoding VOC family protein, whose translation MSIFHLAFNVRDLDEARRFYGGALGCAEGRSTDTWVDFDFFGHQISLHLGEPFATARTGRVGDVMVPMPHFGIVLELPAWRALADRLEAAGTDFVLRPQVRFEGQPGEQWTMFFHDPFGNPIEAKGFRSLDTVYAT comes from the coding sequence ATGTCGATCTTTCACCTTGCCTTCAATGTCCGCGACCTCGACGAGGCCCGGCGCTTCTATGGCGGCGCGCTCGGCTGCGCCGAGGGTCGCAGCACCGACACCTGGGTCGATTTCGACTTCTTCGGCCACCAGATCTCGCTCCACCTGGGCGAGCCCTTCGCCACCGCGCGCACCGGCCGCGTCGGCGACGTGATGGTGCCGATGCCGCACTTCGGCATCGTGCTGGAGCTGCCCGCGTGGCGCGCGCTGGCCGACCGCCTCGAAGCCGCCGGCACCGATTTCGTGCTCCGCCCGCAAGTGCGCTTCGAGGGCCAGCCGGGCGAGCAATGGACGATGTTCTTCCACGATCCCTTCGGCAACCCGATCGAAGCCAAGGGCTTCCGGTCGCTGGACACCGTCTACGCCACATGA
- a CDS encoding FIST signal transduction protein → MKLFPSGHATHPQWRMAAGLVLAQLRAQMALPDYAHSPTLGLLYVTDHYSADAQEILDHLSAELPEITDWSGTVGVGVAANNAEYFDEPALSVMLCELPSDQYRVFSGVAPLASTETSGFSAHTALVHADPRTPELAELIAEMAERTDTGYLFGGLSSGRAGSLQFAVGGNGNIPGHGAHGGVFQGGLSGVVFGEGVRLVSRVTQGCQPVSGEREITQADGNLLLELDGLPALDVLLDDLHVSLDEPEEAIAAVRATLVGLAEAGSDRVHRTRDLGSDVRVRHIIGLDPTRRGVAIADVVEPGMRMTFCRRNAQAARSDLMRVCAEIREELEPEEQTLATARAVAGSETGAAPHPARRVAGAVYVSCSGRGGPHFGAPNAELQIVRHALGDVPLVGFFAAGEIARHHLYGYTGVLTVFTADD, encoded by the coding sequence ATGAAGCTGTTTCCTTCAGGCCACGCCACCCATCCGCAATGGCGCATGGCTGCGGGGCTGGTGCTCGCGCAACTGCGGGCACAGATGGCGTTGCCCGACTACGCGCATTCGCCGACGCTGGGGCTGCTCTACGTCACCGACCACTATTCGGCCGATGCGCAGGAGATCCTCGATCACCTGAGCGCGGAGCTGCCCGAGATCACCGACTGGTCGGGCACCGTGGGGGTCGGCGTGGCGGCCAACAATGCCGAGTATTTCGACGAGCCCGCGCTCAGCGTGATGCTGTGCGAGCTGCCGAGCGACCAGTACCGCGTGTTTTCCGGCGTGGCGCCGCTCGCGAGCACCGAGACGAGCGGTTTCTCGGCGCACACGGCGCTCGTCCATGCCGACCCGCGCACGCCCGAGCTCGCCGAGCTGATCGCCGAGATGGCGGAGCGCACCGACACCGGCTACCTCTTCGGCGGCCTCTCGTCGGGCCGCGCCGGATCGTTGCAGTTCGCGGTCGGCGGCAACGGCAACATTCCGGGCCACGGCGCCCATGGCGGGGTGTTCCAGGGCGGCCTGTCGGGCGTGGTCTTCGGCGAAGGCGTGCGGCTGGTGTCGCGTGTCACGCAGGGCTGCCAGCCGGTGTCGGGCGAGCGCGAGATCACGCAGGCCGACGGCAACCTGCTGCTCGAACTCGACGGCCTGCCGGCGCTCGACGTGCTGCTGGACGATCTCCATGTTTCGCTCGACGAGCCCGAGGAGGCGATCGCCGCGGTGCGCGCGACGCTGGTGGGCCTCGCCGAGGCCGGCAGCGATCGGGTCCATCGCACGCGCGACCTCGGCTCCGACGTGCGGGTGCGGCACATCATCGGCCTCGATCCGACGCGGCGCGGCGTGGCGATCGCCGACGTCGTCGAGCCCGGCATGCGCATGACCTTCTGCCGGCGCAACGCTCAGGCCGCGCGTTCCGATCTCATGCGCGTCTGCGCCGAGATCCGCGAGGAGCTGGAGCCCGAGGAGCAGACGCTCGCCACCGCGCGCGCAGTCGCCGGCTCGGAAACCGGCGCGGCACCGCATCCGGCGCGTCGCGTCGCGGGGGCGGTGTACGTGAGCTGCTCGGGGCGCGGCGGCCCGCACTTCGGGGCGCCGAACGCGGAGCTGCAGATCGTGCGCCATGCGCTCGGCGACGTGCCGCTGGTCGGCTTCTTCGCCGCCGGCGAGATCGCGCGGCACCACCTCTACGGCTACACCGGCGTGCTGACGGTCTTCACCGCCGACGACTGA
- a CDS encoding copper chaperone PCu(A)C, whose protein sequence is MNASFSIRQLAACIVLAGSGSAFAHVTLPPGGATAGSDYEAAFRVGHACEGAKSTTGITVRLPKGFAFTDAQARKGWKLEAPPAGDNGGEVRWTAENAQAALPTGERAEFVLRGKLPATPGVLWFKVLQNCDVGSADWAQIPASGTSTTGLGSPAARLDVLAAGVAPVDVRDAWIRAAVPGQSGTGAFMKLNAPSGTRLVGASTPAAGVAEVHEMKMEGDTMRMRGLPSLDLPARQTVELKPGGSHLMLMDLKQPLANGTSVPLTLLFEDAKGRKSSLEIKVPVQTAAGAAAAGEHKH, encoded by the coding sequence ATGAACGCATCCTTCTCTATCCGCCAACTCGCCGCCTGCATCGTGCTCGCGGGCAGCGGCAGCGCCTTCGCGCACGTGACCTTGCCGCCCGGCGGCGCCACCGCCGGCAGCGACTACGAAGCCGCCTTCCGCGTCGGCCACGCCTGTGAAGGCGCGAAGAGCACAACCGGCATCACCGTGCGGCTGCCCAAGGGTTTCGCCTTCACCGATGCGCAGGCGCGCAAGGGCTGGAAGCTCGAAGCGCCGCCGGCCGGCGACAACGGCGGCGAAGTGCGCTGGACGGCGGAGAACGCCCAGGCCGCGCTGCCCACCGGCGAGCGCGCCGAGTTCGTGCTGCGCGGCAAGCTGCCCGCCACGCCGGGCGTGCTCTGGTTCAAGGTGCTGCAGAACTGCGACGTCGGCAGCGCCGACTGGGCGCAGATCCCCGCCAGCGGCACGTCCACCACCGGCCTCGGCAGCCCGGCGGCGCGGCTCGACGTGCTGGCCGCCGGCGTCGCGCCGGTCGACGTGCGCGATGCATGGATCCGCGCTGCGGTGCCCGGCCAGAGCGGCACCGGCGCCTTCATGAAGCTCAACGCACCGTCCGGCACGCGCCTCGTCGGCGCCTCCACGCCGGCCGCCGGCGTCGCCGAAGTCCACGAGATGAAGATGGAAGGCGACACCATGCGCATGCGCGGTCTGCCGAGTCTGGACCTTCCGGCGCGGCAGACGGTCGAGCTCAAGCCGGGCGGCTCCCACCTGATGCTGATGGACCTGAAGCAGCCGCTCGCCAATGGAACGAGCGTGCCGCTGACGCTGCTCTTCGAAGACGCCAAGGGACGGAAGAGCTCGCTCGAGATCAAGGTGCCGGTGCAGACCGCCGCCGGAGCGGCCGCGGCCGGCGAGCACAAGCATTGA
- a CDS encoding PhaM family polyhydroxyalkanoate granule multifunctional regulatory protein, with translation MSDTSKPFAFSQFVPGFDFLKNLAGGSAAAGVTPGMPSLASWVAPTLSVEEVDKRIQELRTVQFWLEQNGHALKATIQALEVQKMTLSTLRGMNVQMEDLASVFTRQAAAAPEPAPAPAPKAEPKKAEPAADAEETEAAAKPSRRARAGGNGSAAAGDGAGVVDPLQWWGALTQQFQQIASAALQEAAHLKMPAMAQPSSGAAAQKAPAAKSAKKPAAAAGSKSTSAGGQGAAAAGKTPAPARKRAR, from the coding sequence ATGAGCGACACGAGCAAGCCTTTCGCCTTCAGCCAGTTCGTTCCCGGATTCGACTTCCTCAAGAACCTGGCCGGCGGAAGCGCGGCGGCGGGCGTGACGCCCGGCATGCCGAGTCTTGCGAGTTGGGTCGCGCCGACGCTGAGCGTCGAAGAGGTCGACAAGCGCATCCAGGAACTGAGGACCGTGCAGTTCTGGCTCGAACAGAACGGCCATGCGCTCAAGGCCACCATCCAGGCGCTCGAGGTGCAGAAGATGACCCTCTCCACGCTGCGCGGCATGAACGTGCAGATGGAGGATCTCGCGAGCGTCTTCACGCGGCAGGCCGCGGCCGCGCCGGAGCCCGCGCCGGCCCCCGCACCCAAGGCGGAGCCGAAGAAAGCCGAGCCGGCCGCGGACGCCGAAGAAACCGAGGCGGCGGCGAAGCCGTCCCGGCGCGCGCGCGCAGGCGGCAACGGCAGCGCCGCAGCGGGCGACGGGGCAGGCGTGGTGGACCCGCTGCAATGGTGGGGCGCGCTGACGCAGCAGTTCCAGCAGATCGCGAGCGCGGCCCTGCAGGAAGCCGCGCATCTGAAGATGCCGGCGATGGCGCAGCCGTCGTCCGGCGCGGCGGCGCAAAAGGCCCCGGCGGCCAAGTCCGCGAAGAAGCCCGCCGCCGCGGCAGGCAGCAAGTCGACATCAGCCGGCGGCCAGGGCGCCGCCGCTGCCGGCAAGACGCCGGCTCCGGCGCGCAAGCGGGCGCGCTGA